Proteins co-encoded in one Methylobacterium sp. WL1 genomic window:
- a CDS encoding atp-dependent helicase produces the protein MLTEPAVDVTGDAMLAQELLNDLRAAQAKLEAAREDAASLKVLLALRTHQHDLAWQEAQRLAAELENARTRSSDLETERAEGQAGAASAAEADERTEAVRTVLGAVLDSIGSRALDRRRFQEIIARAGREAPTDGPGAARHAVLLTEARRVLGIPG, from the coding sequence ATGCTGACGGAGCCGGCGGTGGATGTAACGGGGGATGCGATGCTCGCGCAGGAGTTGCTGAACGACCTGCGTGCGGCGCAGGCCAAGCTGGAGGCCGCGCGCGAGGATGCAGCCTCGCTTAAGGTTCTGCTCGCCCTGCGGACGCACCAGCACGACCTGGCCTGGCAGGAGGCGCAACGCCTCGCGGCCGAGCTTGAGAACGCCCGCACCCGGTCGAGCGACCTTGAGACCGAGCGCGCCGAGGGTCAGGCCGGCGCAGCCTCCGCGGCCGAGGCGGACGAGCGCACCGAGGCCGTCCGCACGGTGCTGGGCGCCGTGCTCGACAGCATCGGCAGCCGTGCCCTCGACCGACGCCGCTTCCAGGAGATCATCGCGCGGGCCGGGCGCGAGGCGCCGACCGACGGCCCCGGGGCGGCCCGGCACGCCGTGCTGCTGACCGAGGCGCGGCGGGTTCTGGGCATCCCAGGCTAG
- a CDS encoding lysophospholipid acyltransferase family protein has product MSRAGLTIRVAVLALAFLVLGPPHWVAMRLLGRRSTVAPLLFHRTFLWLFSVRVTQSGTPPDSGEAALVLANHVSWLDIVVIGSLRPLSFVAKSEIAGWPVISLLAALQRTIYIDRQRRGATATVSATMGHRLAGGELVVLFAEGTTGDGNRLLPFRSALVGAARAALRGEAGRGRVRLQPMAIAYPRRNGLPVVRSERSEIAWYGDMELAPHLAAFVNGGPIDVHVAWGQPIAFEATTDRKSATAAAEAEVRAALQGIATGRGETMPAPGPRPASPGLDLGGPEIAAV; this is encoded by the coding sequence GTGAGCCGCGCCGGCCTCACCATACGGGTCGCGGTCCTCGCCCTCGCCTTCCTGGTGCTGGGCCCGCCGCACTGGGTCGCGATGCGGCTGCTCGGCCGACGCTCGACCGTGGCGCCGCTGCTGTTCCACCGCACCTTCCTGTGGCTGTTCTCCGTCCGGGTGACGCAGTCGGGGACGCCACCGGATTCCGGCGAGGCCGCCCTGGTCCTGGCCAACCACGTGTCGTGGCTCGATATCGTGGTGATCGGGTCGCTGCGCCCACTCTCGTTCGTCGCGAAGTCTGAGATCGCCGGCTGGCCGGTGATCAGCCTGCTCGCGGCCCTGCAGCGCACGATCTACATCGACCGGCAGCGGCGGGGCGCGACCGCCACGGTGAGCGCCACGATGGGCCACCGCTTGGCCGGGGGCGAGCTGGTCGTGCTGTTCGCCGAGGGCACCACCGGCGACGGCAACCGGCTCCTGCCGTTCCGCTCCGCGCTGGTCGGGGCGGCGCGGGCGGCCCTGCGGGGGGAGGCCGGACGCGGACGCGTGCGCCTCCAGCCGATGGCCATCGCCTATCCCCGACGCAACGGCCTCCCGGTGGTGCGCTCCGAACGTTCCGAGATCGCCTGGTACGGCGACATGGAGCTGGCGCCGCATCTCGCGGCCTTCGTCAACGGTGGGCCGATCGACGTCCATGTGGCCTGGGGCCAGCCGATCGCCTTCGAGGCGACGACAGATCGCAAGTCCGCGACCGCGGCCGCGGAGGCCGAGGTGCGGGCCGCGCTTCAGGGGATCGCCACCGGTCGGGGCGAGACCATGCCCGCGCCCGGGCCTCGGCCGGCCTCGCCGGGGCTCGACCTCGGCGGCCCCGAGATCGCGGCGGTGTAA
- a CDS encoding DUF2934 domain-containing protein, whose amino-acid sequence MQISEQHVRECAYYIWEREGRIHGHAVAHWMRAEGRVR is encoded by the coding sequence ATGCAGATCAGCGAGCAGCACGTGCGCGAATGCGCCTATTACATCTGGGAGAGGGAAGGCCGGATTCACGGTCATGCCGTCGCCCATTGGATGCGCGCCGAAGGCCGCGTCCGCTAA
- a CDS encoding GNAT family N-acetyltransferase — protein MTRPIPFWPLDWWAAWWDALTPQPYVTPLADAAQSPTLARLHATAFARPWEAHEFERMLCERSTQAHALWRTGTLQGFVLSRRAADEAEILTVVLSPTLRGGGHSRRLLRDHLSSLAHSGVARVHLEVDEGNVPALKLYARHGFRKVGERTGYYLKADGSRATALTMSADL, from the coding sequence ATGACGCGTCCCATCCCGTTCTGGCCGCTCGACTGGTGGGCCGCGTGGTGGGATGCCCTCACGCCGCAGCCCTACGTCACTCCGCTGGCCGACGCCGCGCAGTCCCCGACCCTGGCCCGGCTCCACGCCACGGCGTTCGCCCGGCCCTGGGAGGCCCACGAATTCGAGCGCATGCTGTGCGAGCGCTCCACGCAGGCGCATGCCCTGTGGCGGACCGGGACGCTCCAGGGGTTCGTCCTGTCGCGCCGCGCGGCCGACGAGGCCGAGATCCTCACCGTCGTGCTGTCCCCGACGCTGCGCGGCGGCGGCCATAGCCGCCGGCTCCTGCGCGATCATCTGTCGAGCCTGGCGCATTCCGGGGTCGCCCGGGTGCATCTGGAGGTCGACGAGGGCAACGTGCCGGCGCTCAAGCTCTACGCCCGCCACGGGTTCCGGAAGGTCGGCGAGCGCACCGGCTACTACCTCAAGGCCGACGGCAGCCGGGCGACCGCGCTGACCATGAGCGCCGACCTGTGA
- a CDS encoding NifU family protein — translation MFIQTEATPNPATLKFLPGRVVLPESTFEARDAETAGRSPLASALFDVPGVAGVYFGHDFVSVTKAEDGSEWAQVKPAVLGAIMEHFQSGVPVMAEGGLDNQDGEEEFYDAADHDTVVTIKDLLETRVRPAVAGDGGDITFRGYKEGVVYLEMKGACSGCPSSTATLRHGVQNLFRHFLPEIREVQAI, via the coding sequence ATGTTCATCCAGACCGAAGCCACGCCGAACCCGGCGACCCTCAAGTTCCTCCCCGGCCGCGTCGTCCTGCCCGAATCCACGTTCGAGGCCCGGGACGCCGAGACCGCCGGCCGTTCGCCCCTCGCCTCCGCGCTGTTCGACGTTCCCGGCGTCGCGGGCGTCTACTTCGGCCACGACTTCGTCTCCGTCACCAAGGCGGAGGACGGCTCGGAATGGGCCCAGGTGAAGCCCGCCGTGCTCGGCGCGATCATGGAGCACTTCCAGTCCGGCGTCCCCGTGATGGCCGAAGGCGGCCTCGACAACCAGGACGGCGAGGAAGAGTTCTACGACGCCGCCGACCATGATACGGTCGTGACGATCAAGGATTTGCTCGAGACGCGTGTCCGCCCGGCGGTGGCCGGCGACGGCGGCGACATCACCTTCCGCGGCTACAAGGAGGGTGTCGTCTACCTGGAGATGAAGGGCGCCTGCTCGGGCTGCCCCTCCTCCACCGCCACCCTGCGCCACGGCGTGCAGAACCTGTTCCGGCACTTCCTGCCGGAGATCCGCGAGGTCCAGGCGATCTGA
- the miaB gene encoding tRNA (N6-isopentenyl adenosine(37)-C2)-methylthiotransferase MiaB: MKKAFVKSYGCQMNAYDAARMADVLGAEGYAPTDSVEEADVVVLNTCHIREKAAEKVYSELGRLRVLKGERQARGLDTRIVVAGCVAQAEGAEIQTRQPAVDVVVGPQSYHRLPDLLARSRERRVVDTEFPVEHKFAHLPRRRSSAPTAFLTVQEGCDKFCAFCVVPYTRGAEVSRPVAAVLAEAETLAQGGAREVTLIGQNVNGYHGLGPDGAPVGLADLIRAVAKIPGLARVRYTTSHPNDFDDALVLAHGEVPALMPYLHLPVQSGSDRILAAMNRKHTGDQYRRLIGRVRAARPDVALSSDFIVGFPGETDADFADTLRLVREIGFESAFSFKYSPRPGTPAAERDDGVPEPVMAARLAELQALLDEQRYAYQRAAVGQVFDVLVEKAGRLPGQLAGKTPHLLAVQFDAPLHHIGSIVPVRIVRAGTNSLFGQLASEAVAA, encoded by the coding sequence TTGAAGAAGGCCTTCGTCAAATCCTACGGTTGCCAGATGAACGCCTACGACGCGGCCCGCATGGCCGACGTGCTGGGCGCTGAAGGATATGCGCCGACCGATTCGGTGGAGGAGGCCGACGTCGTCGTCCTCAACACCTGCCACATCCGCGAGAAGGCTGCCGAGAAGGTCTATTCCGAACTCGGCCGCCTGCGCGTCCTGAAGGGCGAGCGGCAGGCCCGCGGCCTCGATACCCGCATCGTCGTCGCCGGCTGCGTCGCCCAGGCCGAGGGCGCCGAGATCCAGACGCGCCAGCCCGCGGTGGACGTGGTGGTCGGCCCGCAGAGCTACCATCGCCTGCCGGACCTCCTGGCCCGCTCCCGCGAGCGCCGGGTGGTCGACACCGAATTCCCGGTCGAGCACAAGTTCGCGCACTTGCCCCGGCGCCGCAGCTCCGCGCCGACGGCCTTCCTCACCGTGCAGGAAGGCTGCGACAAGTTCTGCGCCTTCTGCGTGGTGCCCTACACCCGCGGCGCCGAGGTCTCGCGTCCCGTCGCTGCGGTGCTGGCCGAAGCGGAGACGTTGGCGCAGGGGGGCGCCCGCGAGGTCACGCTGATCGGCCAGAACGTCAACGGCTATCACGGCCTGGGCCCGGACGGTGCCCCGGTCGGGCTCGCCGACCTCATCCGGGCCGTCGCAAAGATCCCGGGCCTCGCCCGGGTCCGCTACACGACGAGCCACCCGAACGATTTCGACGACGCGCTCGTGCTGGCCCATGGCGAGGTGCCGGCGCTGATGCCGTACCTGCACCTCCCGGTTCAGTCGGGCTCGGACCGGATCCTTGCGGCCATGAACCGCAAGCACACCGGCGACCAGTACCGGCGCCTGATCGGCCGGGTGCGCGCCGCCCGGCCGGACGTCGCCTTGTCTTCCGATTTCATCGTCGGCTTCCCGGGCGAGACTGACGCCGACTTCGCCGACACCCTGCGGTTGGTGCGCGAGATCGGGTTCGAGAGCGCGTTCTCGTTCAAGTACAGCCCCCGCCCCGGCACGCCGGCCGCCGAGCGTGACGATGGGGTGCCCGAACCCGTGATGGCGGCGCGGCTCGCCGAGCTTCAGGCGCTCCTCGACGAGCAGCGCTACGCCTACCAACGGGCGGCGGTCGGACAGGTGTTCGACGTCCTGGTCGAGAAGGCCGGCCGGCTTCCGGGGCAGCTCGCGGGCAAGACGCCGCACCTGCTGGCTGTGCAGTTCGACGCCCCGCTCCACCATATCGGGTCGATCGTGCCGGTCCGGATCGTCCGGGCCGGGACGAACAGCCTCTTCGGGCAACTGGCTTCCGAGGCTGTGGCGGCGTGA
- the ybeY gene encoding rRNA maturation RNase YbeY yields the protein MSTPHDIDVAIEDDRWEAAIPELESLVTRAVEAGLAAAPAPPDGPVEVSVMLTDDVTVQELNRTWRGKDKPTNVLSFPAAPQPRHAGAALPLGDVVLAYETLVRESAEQSKPLQNHLAHLLVHGTLHCLGQDHENGEAEAEAMEALEVAALATLGIPDPYA from the coding sequence GTGAGCACGCCGCACGACATCGACGTCGCGATCGAGGACGATCGCTGGGAAGCCGCGATCCCGGAGCTCGAATCGCTCGTCACCCGCGCCGTCGAGGCGGGGCTGGCGGCTGCGCCCGCGCCGCCGGACGGACCCGTGGAAGTCAGCGTCATGCTGACCGACGACGTCACCGTCCAGGAGCTCAACCGCACCTGGCGTGGCAAGGACAAGCCCACCAACGTGCTGTCCTTCCCGGCGGCCCCGCAGCCCCGGCATGCGGGCGCCGCGCTGCCGCTCGGCGACGTGGTCCTTGCCTACGAGACCCTTGTGCGCGAGAGTGCCGAGCAGTCGAAGCCGCTCCAGAATCACCTCGCGCACCTCCTCGTCCATGGCACCCTGCATTGTCTCGGTCAGGACCACGAGAACGGCGAGGCCGAGGCCGAGGCCATGGAGGCGCTCGAAGTCGCGGCCCTCGCGACGTTGGGCATCCCAGATCCCTATGCCTGA
- a CDS encoding hemolysin family protein has translation MSNDRSRGAALAAPSSTEGESQTREPWYDRLLQALHLKPRDSLREGLEEALAEPDAGESGLTPLERVMLKNVLGLHKVRVDDVMVPRADIVAVSNDTNIGDLLKLFRNAGHSRLPVYGETLDDPRGMVHIRDLVDHIAAKAEPTRRSVAAAAARPPLAAEGEVVADPTVVVARPARRPPVRLPRALDLGKVDLSTTLAAARIQRPVLFVPPSMPAIDLLVRMQATRTHMALVIDEYGGTDGLISIEDLIEVVVGDIEDEHDVAEAKQVQRVDGEDDVFVADARTPLAEVSEATGVDLVAAVGDMAEEIDTLGGMIVTLAGRVPSRGELIVGPGDLEFEVLDADPRRLKRLRFHKGPARISTVVPLALPPPTPTPAPETPHP, from the coding sequence ATGAGCAACGATCGAAGTCGCGGCGCGGCCCTGGCCGCGCCCAGTTCCACCGAGGGCGAATCCCAGACCCGGGAGCCTTGGTACGACCGCCTGCTTCAGGCGCTCCATCTCAAGCCGCGCGATTCGCTGCGTGAGGGCCTTGAGGAGGCGCTCGCCGAGCCCGATGCCGGCGAGAGCGGTCTCACCCCCCTCGAGCGGGTGATGCTCAAGAACGTGCTCGGCCTGCACAAGGTGCGGGTCGACGACGTGATGGTCCCCCGGGCCGACATCGTCGCGGTCTCGAACGACACCAACATCGGCGATCTGCTCAAGCTGTTCCGCAACGCCGGCCATTCCCGCCTGCCAGTCTACGGCGAGACGCTGGACGACCCCCGCGGCATGGTTCACATCCGCGACCTCGTCGATCACATCGCCGCCAAGGCCGAGCCGACCCGGCGCAGCGTCGCCGCGGCTGCGGCCCGGCCTCCCCTGGCCGCCGAGGGCGAGGTCGTGGCCGATCCGACTGTGGTGGTCGCGCGACCGGCCCGACGGCCGCCGGTTCGGCTGCCCCGGGCGCTGGATCTCGGCAAGGTCGATCTCAGCACGACGCTGGCTGCTGCCCGCATCCAGCGGCCCGTTCTGTTCGTGCCGCCCTCCATGCCGGCCATCGACCTGCTGGTGCGGATGCAGGCGACACGCACCCACATGGCGCTCGTCATCGACGAGTATGGCGGCACCGACGGGCTGATCTCCATCGAGGATCTGATCGAGGTCGTGGTCGGCGATATCGAGGACGAGCACGACGTCGCCGAGGCCAAGCAGGTCCAGCGGGTCGACGGCGAGGACGACGTGTTCGTGGCCGATGCCCGCACGCCCCTGGCCGAGGTCTCGGAGGCCACCGGGGTCGACCTCGTCGCAGCGGTCGGAGACATGGCCGAGGAGATCGACACCCTGGGCGGCATGATCGTCACGCTGGCCGGCCGGGTCCCGTCCCGTGGCGAGCTGATCGTCGGTCCGGGCGACCTCGAATTCGAGGTGCTCGACGCCGACCCCCGGCGCCTGAAGCGACTGCGCTTCCACAAGGGTCCGGCGCGGATCAGCACCGTGGTGCCGCTCGCCCTGCCGCCACCGACCCCGACGCCGGCTCCCGAGACGCCGCATCCATGA
- a CDS encoding PhoH family protein gives MRGRGPAARPAESEEAVEVPLTFDDNRLASLVFGQYDQNVAHIERRLDVTATALGNHLVIKGSPDAAEKARRVFLKLYARVRTGGSTLTLGDVDGAIREATAQASLFPAEAIAAEADTPHFEQIATRRRGAVRARNQAQDQYIKLLRTNELVFAEGPAGTGKTWLAVGHAVSLLEQGHAERLILSRPAVEAGERLGFLPGDMRDKVDPYLRPIYDALYDFMEARHVDRGLQTGIIEIAPLAFMRGRTLTNAVVLLDEAQNTTSMQMKMFLTRLGEGSRMIITGDPSQVDLPPGQKSGLVEAVNVLDGVEGIGRVTFKDVDVVRHDLVRRIVTAYERATHGDGDADRNPNPRRRPLA, from the coding sequence CTGCGGGGTCGCGGGCCGGCGGCGCGGCCGGCCGAATCGGAGGAAGCGGTGGAGGTGCCGCTGACCTTCGACGACAACCGCCTCGCGAGCCTCGTCTTCGGTCAGTACGATCAGAACGTCGCCCATATCGAGCGCCGGCTCGACGTCACCGCCACGGCGCTCGGCAACCACCTCGTCATCAAGGGGTCGCCCGACGCCGCCGAGAAGGCCCGGCGGGTATTCCTCAAGCTCTACGCCCGGGTGCGGACCGGCGGCAGCACCCTGACGCTGGGCGATGTCGACGGTGCGATCCGCGAAGCCACCGCGCAGGCGAGCCTGTTCCCCGCCGAGGCGATCGCCGCCGAGGCCGACACGCCGCATTTCGAGCAGATCGCCACCCGCCGCCGCGGCGCGGTACGGGCGCGCAACCAGGCGCAGGACCAGTACATCAAGCTGCTGCGGACCAACGAGCTGGTCTTCGCGGAAGGTCCGGCCGGAACTGGCAAGACCTGGCTCGCCGTCGGCCACGCCGTGTCGCTGCTCGAGCAGGGCCACGCCGAGCGGCTGATCCTGTCGCGCCCGGCGGTCGAGGCCGGCGAGCGCCTGGGCTTCCTGCCCGGCGACATGCGCGACAAGGTCGATCCGTACCTGCGCCCGATCTACGACGCCCTCTACGACTTCATGGAGGCGCGCCACGTGGACCGCGGCCTCCAGACCGGCATCATCGAGATCGCACCGCTGGCCTTCATGCGCGGGCGGACGCTCACCAACGCCGTGGTGCTCCTCGACGAGGCGCAGAACACCACCTCCATGCAGATGAAGATGTTCCTGACCCGCCTCGGCGAGGGCTCGCGCATGATCATCACCGGCGACCCCAGCCAGGTCGACCTGCCGCCGGGCCAGAAGTCCGGGCTCGTGGAGGCGGTGAACGTGCTCGACGGCGTGGAGGGCATCGGCCGGGTGACCTTCAAGGACGTGGACGTGGTCCGCCACGACCTCGTGCGCCGGATCGTCACCGCCTACGAGCGCGCCACCCACGGCGACGGCGATGCCGACCGCAATCCCAACCCCCGGCGCCGGCCCCTGGCGTGA
- a CDS encoding HAMP domain-containing methyl-accepting chemotaxis protein, with amino-acid sequence MNLLSRTNIATKLVAINLIIAVIVGGCIWFAESRMTMIDEVYTSLIAREAKAVSNVRRTNRLHNTMNYLLYRTIAETDPEQIRQAGTQFESIIGQADKTLSVLAQQVPAFDDLIQAQRDRTARFVAEASEARRLAISGEVSAALKQAHEKSEPIFVSLGVEGTKLGDAIEDYMRKRSRDLTDETNATRWNLIGFGALGMLVGILCSLLVSTIGITRPLGRLVAVLQRMAKGEIEAEIVEARRGDEIGTVGRAVEAIKAMVVQKAAAEAEFKRTADAATAAERRRAMVDLADHFEEAVGSIVGQVSSSATELQATAQTMTSTATRTAGQTTHVASAAEEAAANVNTVAAATEELGVSISEIGRQVEGSADLAQRAVGEADQTGALMQDLSGAVARIGDVVGLIASIASQTNLLALNATIEAARAGEAGRGFAVVAAEVKELAEQTAKATDEIAAQIDRVQGATGQAASAIGSITGLIREISGVATSIAAAVEEQGAATQEIVRNVAQAATGTGAVTHNIVDVVRASEATGSAANLVLASASVLTGQSEQLNVEVRSFLSAVRAG; translated from the coding sequence ATGAACCTTCTCAGCCGCACGAACATCGCCACCAAGCTGGTCGCAATCAATCTGATCATCGCGGTGATCGTGGGCGGCTGCATCTGGTTCGCAGAGTCCCGGATGACGATGATCGATGAGGTCTACACGAGCCTGATTGCCCGGGAGGCGAAGGCGGTGTCGAACGTGCGGCGGACCAATCGCCTGCACAACACTATGAACTACCTCCTGTACCGGACGATCGCCGAGACCGATCCCGAGCAGATCCGCCAGGCGGGCACGCAGTTCGAGAGCATCATCGGGCAGGCCGACAAGACCTTGTCCGTTCTCGCGCAGCAGGTGCCGGCCTTCGACGACTTGATCCAGGCCCAGCGTGATCGCACCGCGCGGTTCGTGGCCGAGGCGTCGGAGGCGCGGCGCCTCGCCATCTCGGGCGAGGTCAGCGCCGCGCTGAAGCAGGCCCACGAGAAGAGCGAGCCGATCTTCGTGTCCCTCGGGGTCGAAGGGACCAAGCTCGGCGACGCGATCGAGGACTACATGCGCAAGCGCTCCCGCGACCTTACCGACGAGACCAACGCCACGCGCTGGAACCTGATCGGCTTCGGCGCGCTCGGCATGCTGGTCGGCATCCTCTGCTCCCTGCTGGTCTCGACGATCGGCATCACGCGGCCCCTCGGTCGCCTGGTCGCGGTGCTCCAGCGCATGGCGAAGGGCGAGATCGAGGCGGAGATCGTGGAAGCCCGCCGGGGTGACGAGATCGGTACGGTCGGACGGGCCGTCGAGGCTATCAAGGCCATGGTCGTGCAGAAGGCCGCCGCGGAGGCCGAGTTCAAGCGGACGGCGGACGCAGCCACGGCCGCGGAGCGGCGGCGCGCGATGGTCGATCTGGCCGACCATTTCGAGGAGGCGGTCGGCAGTATCGTCGGCCAGGTCTCGTCCTCGGCCACGGAGCTTCAGGCCACCGCGCAGACCATGACCTCCACCGCAACCCGGACTGCCGGCCAGACCACCCATGTGGCGTCCGCGGCCGAGGAGGCTGCCGCCAACGTCAACACCGTGGCTGCGGCCACCGAGGAACTCGGCGTCTCGATCTCCGAGATCGGCCGGCAGGTCGAAGGGTCGGCCGATCTGGCCCAGCGCGCGGTGGGTGAGGCCGACCAGACCGGTGCGCTGATGCAGGACCTGAGCGGTGCCGTCGCGCGGATCGGCGACGTGGTCGGGCTGATCGCGTCGATCGCCAGCCAGACCAACCTGCTGGCGCTCAACGCCACCATCGAGGCGGCCCGCGCCGGCGAGGCGGGACGCGGCTTCGCGGTGGTCGCCGCCGAGGTGAAGGAACTGGCCGAGCAGACCGCCAAGGCCACCGACGAGATCGCCGCACAGATCGACCGGGTCCAGGGAGCCACCGGCCAGGCGGCCTCGGCGATCGGCTCGATCACGGGCCTGATCCGGGAGATCAGCGGCGTGGCGACGAGCATCGCCGCCGCGGTGGAGGAGCAGGGCGCCGCGACCCAAGAGATCGTGCGCAACGTCGCCCAGGCCGCCACCGGCACCGGCGCGGTCACGCACAACATCGTCGATGTGGTACGGGCCTCGGAGGCGACCGGGTCGGCGGCCAACCTGGTGCTGGCCTCCGCCTCGGTGCTGACCGGGCAATCCGAGCAGCTCAACGTCGAGGTGCGAAGCTTCCTCTCCGCCGTCCGCGCCGGCTGA
- a CDS encoding L-lactate permease, with amino-acid sequence MQPWNQVYDPFGSPWLSTLAASVPVIALLAMIASGRVKAHIAAVIALGLALLVAIVGFGMPAGLASRAAILGMVTGFFPIGWIILNVIFLYRLTVEKGWFSVLQQSVAGITADRRLQLLLVAFAFGAFFEGAGGFGTPVAVTGAILIGLGFSPLAASGLSLIANTAPVAFGALGAPIQGLASVTGYPPEILGAMIGRQLPLFSLIVPFWLIWVFAGFRGMVRVWPPILICAGSFATAQFLISNYVNPWIVDIGASIASMLALVLFLKVWQPREIWTSPALRGHDPSLALATPRPSPLGAGVPGTPPVHTGTRTASQREILLAWLPWIILSVVVAIWGTGWFKGIVNPLFTWKYEVPGLHNAIMKVPPVVSKPVPEGAVFLFTYMSYTGTGVLIAAIISGLIMRFSPVRLVTAYVETIWALRFSLITIAAMLALGVLTRYAGVDATLGLAFAGTGILYPFFGTLLGWLGVALTGSDTASNVLFGGLQRITAEQLGLSGVLMAAANSSGGVMGKMIDAQSIVVASTATGYFGQEGKILRFVFWHSIALACLVGLFVMLQAYVPFFQQMVIDVPAAAAAH; translated from the coding sequence TTGCAACCCTGGAACCAAGTCTACGATCCGTTCGGGAGCCCCTGGCTCTCGACGCTGGCGGCCTCCGTGCCGGTCATCGCCCTCCTCGCCATGATCGCCAGCGGGCGCGTGAAGGCCCACATCGCGGCGGTCATCGCCCTGGGCCTCGCCCTGCTGGTCGCAATCGTGGGCTTCGGCATGCCGGCCGGGCTCGCGTCCCGGGCCGCGATCCTCGGCATGGTCACGGGCTTCTTCCCGATCGGGTGGATCATCCTCAACGTCATTTTCCTCTACCGGCTGACGGTGGAGAAGGGCTGGTTCTCGGTGCTGCAGCAATCGGTGGCCGGCATCACGGCCGACCGGCGGTTGCAGCTGCTCCTGGTGGCCTTCGCGTTCGGTGCCTTCTTCGAGGGCGCGGGCGGCTTCGGCACGCCGGTGGCGGTTACCGGGGCGATCCTGATCGGCCTGGGCTTCTCGCCGCTGGCGGCTTCGGGCCTGTCGCTGATCGCCAACACGGCGCCCGTGGCCTTCGGGGCGCTCGGCGCGCCGATCCAGGGCCTGGCCTCGGTCACCGGCTACCCTCCCGAGATCCTCGGCGCCATGATCGGGCGGCAGCTTCCGTTGTTCTCGCTGATCGTGCCGTTCTGGCTGATCTGGGTGTTCGCGGGCTTCCGCGGCATGGTCCGGGTCTGGCCGCCGATCCTGATCTGCGCCGGATCGTTCGCGACCGCGCAGTTCCTGATCTCGAACTACGTCAATCCGTGGATCGTCGACATCGGCGCCTCGATCGCCTCGATGCTCGCCCTCGTGCTCTTCCTCAAGGTCTGGCAGCCGCGGGAGATCTGGACCTCCCCGGCCCTGCGCGGCCACGACCCGTCCCTAGCGCTGGCCACCCCGCGTCCGTCGCCGCTGGGCGCCGGCGTTCCGGGCACGCCCCCGGTCCACACCGGCACGCGCACGGCCTCGCAGCGCGAGATCCTGCTGGCCTGGCTGCCATGGATCATCCTCTCGGTGGTGGTGGCGATCTGGGGCACCGGCTGGTTCAAGGGCATCGTGAACCCGCTTTTCACCTGGAAATACGAGGTGCCGGGCCTGCACAACGCGATCATGAAGGTGCCGCCGGTGGTGTCCAAGCCGGTGCCCGAGGGCGCGGTCTTCCTGTTCACCTACATGTCCTACACCGGGACCGGGGTGCTGATCGCGGCGATCATCTCCGGTCTGATCATGCGGTTCTCGCCGGTCCGCCTGGTCACGGCCTATGTCGAGACCATCTGGGCGCTGCGGTTCTCGCTGATCACCATCGCGGCGATGCTGGCGCTTGGCGTGCTCACCCGCTACGCCGGCGTCGACGCCACGCTAGGGCTCGCCTTCGCGGGCACCGGCATCCTGTACCCGTTCTTCGGCACCCTGCTCGGCTGGCTGGGCGTCGCGCTGACCGGGTCGGACACGGCCTCGAACGTCCTGTTCGGCGGATTGCAGCGGATCACCGCCGAGCAGCTCGGCCTCTCGGGCGTGCTGATGGCGGCGGCGAACTCGTCGGGCGGCGTGATGGGCAAGATGATCGACGCCCAGTCGATCGTCGTCGCCTCCACGGCCACCGGCTATTTCGGCCAGGAGGGCAAGATCCTGCGCTTCGTGTTCTGGCACTCGATCGCGCTCGCCTGCTTGGTCGGCCTGTTCGTTATGCTCCAGGCCTACGTTCCGTTCTTCCAGCAGATGGTCATCGACGTCCCGGCCGCGGCCGCAGCCCACTGA